The Chitinophaga sp. H8 genome contains a region encoding:
- a CDS encoding sodium/sugar symporter, with protein MHHLKTADYLVFLVYFIMVAGYGYYIYQRKKAATTSTKDFFLAEGSLTWWAIGASLIASNISAEHFIGMSGSGFALGLAISTYEWMAAATLIIVAVFFIPVYLKNKIYTMPQFLAVRYNSTVSTIMAIFWLLVYVFVNLTSIIYLGALAIAAISGISFTWCVIGLAVFAVIVTLGGMKVIGYTDVVQVFVLILGGLVTTWLALNMVSEHFGFGRDAWKGLSLIREKADTHFHMIFDASHPYYKDLPGLSVLIGGMWINNLNYWGCNQYITQRALGADLKTARNGILFAAFLKLLIPVIAVLPGITAYVLYNNGLFSQEMVNAAGEVKPDQAYPTLLNLLPPGLKGLAFAALTAAIVASLAGKANSISTIFSLDIYHKFFHKTATEQQLVRAGRWTVIIAMIIACLVAPALSTLDQAYQFIQEYVGFISPGVLAIFLMGFFWRRATATAALSAALLTIPLSTLLKFLPVWTGGAFPDYPFLDRMSIVFVFLLGLMVVITLLDHKSKAAPRIIQVDAGMFRCSPAFLAGSVIIVGILTALYTVFW; from the coding sequence ATGCATCATTTAAAAACTGCCGACTACCTGGTATTCCTGGTTTATTTTATAATGGTAGCAGGATATGGTTATTACATCTATCAACGAAAGAAAGCAGCTACTACCAGCACTAAGGACTTTTTCCTGGCAGAAGGCTCCCTCACCTGGTGGGCAATTGGTGCCTCCCTGATTGCCAGCAATATCTCTGCCGAACATTTTATTGGGATGTCCGGATCCGGTTTTGCATTGGGACTGGCCATTTCCACCTATGAATGGATGGCTGCGGCAACATTGATCATCGTAGCGGTGTTTTTTATACCCGTGTACCTGAAAAACAAGATCTATACCATGCCACAGTTCCTTGCAGTGAGGTACAACAGCACCGTAAGTACGATTATGGCTATCTTCTGGCTGTTGGTGTACGTATTTGTGAACCTTACTTCTATTATTTACCTCGGGGCTTTAGCAATTGCTGCCATCTCCGGGATCAGCTTTACCTGGTGCGTGATAGGGCTGGCGGTGTTTGCTGTTATTGTTACTTTGGGAGGTATGAAGGTGATCGGATATACGGACGTAGTGCAGGTATTTGTATTGATTCTGGGAGGGTTGGTGACCACCTGGCTGGCATTGAATATGGTATCCGAACATTTTGGTTTTGGACGGGATGCCTGGAAAGGACTATCCCTGATCCGGGAAAAGGCAGATACACATTTCCATATGATTTTTGATGCTTCACATCCCTATTACAAGGATCTGCCGGGATTATCTGTATTGATAGGAGGAATGTGGATCAATAATTTAAACTACTGGGGATGTAACCAGTATATCACACAACGGGCATTGGGGGCCGATCTGAAAACTGCCCGTAATGGTATCCTGTTTGCTGCCTTTCTGAAATTGCTTATTCCCGTAATTGCAGTATTACCTGGTATTACGGCTTATGTATTGTATAACAACGGGCTTTTCAGTCAGGAAATGGTCAATGCTGCGGGCGAGGTAAAGCCCGATCAGGCATATCCTACTTTATTAAACCTGCTGCCTCCGGGCCTGAAAGGGCTTGCATTTGCTGCGCTGACGGCTGCTATAGTGGCTTCGCTGGCAGGGAAGGCAAACAGCATCTCTACTATTTTTTCGCTGGATATCTATCACAAGTTTTTTCATAAAACTGCTACAGAACAACAACTGGTCAGGGCAGGCCGGTGGACGGTGATCATTGCCATGATCATTGCATGTCTGGTGGCTCCGGCGCTGAGCACACTGGATCAGGCTTACCAGTTTATCCAGGAATATGTGGGCTTTATATCTCCGGGTGTACTGGCCATTTTTTTAATGGGCTTCTTCTGGAGGCGGGCTACTGCTACGGCTGCACTGAGTGCTGCCCTGCTTACTATTCCGCTTTCCACCTTGCTTAAGTTCCTGCCGGTGTGGACAGGAGGGGCATTCCCCGATTATCCCTTCCTCGACAGGATGTCTATCGTTTTTGTATTCCTGTTGGGGCTGATGGTGGTAATTACCCTGCTGGACCATAAAAGCAAAGCTGCCCCCCGGATTATTCAGGTAGATGCCGGCATGTTTCGCTGTTCGCCTGCTTTCCTGGCTGGATCAGTGATCATTGTCGGGATTTTGACCGCACTTTACACGGTTTTTTGGTAG
- a CDS encoding inositol oxygenase family protein: MKNENNFSNQERNPLQSIEQWEDDVLQRYPEQDQPAKAKDAFRNYDNPERDTVREFYRLNHKYQTYDFVMEKKKDFLRFNRKEMPVWGAMEFLNTLVDDSDPDIELDQLQHLLQTAEAIRADGHPDWFILTGFIHDMGKVLCLFGEPQWAVVGDTFPVGCKHADKIVYPEFFADNPDVRDERYNTQYGIYEPHCGLDNVNMSWGHDEYLYQITKDHLPEPALYMIRYHSFYAQHREHAYAHLMNAHDHAMFEWVKKFNPYDLYSKSPHPPVVQELKPYYEDLIAKYLPATVRL; this comes from the coding sequence ATGAAAAATGAGAACAATTTTTCAAACCAGGAGCGCAACCCACTGCAAAGCATAGAACAATGGGAAGATGATGTGTTACAAAGGTATCCCGAACAGGACCAGCCTGCTAAAGCCAAAGACGCATTCCGGAACTACGATAACCCCGAAAGAGATACGGTACGCGAGTTTTACCGCCTCAACCATAAATACCAGACTTACGACTTTGTGATGGAAAAGAAAAAGGATTTTCTGCGGTTTAACCGCAAGGAAATGCCGGTATGGGGCGCCATGGAGTTTTTAAATACCCTTGTAGATGATTCTGATCCGGATATTGAACTGGACCAACTGCAACACCTGCTGCAAACGGCAGAGGCCATACGTGCAGATGGCCATCCGGACTGGTTTATTCTTACCGGCTTTATTCATGATATGGGTAAGGTGTTATGCCTGTTTGGTGAACCACAGTGGGCAGTGGTAGGAGATACTTTCCCGGTGGGATGTAAGCATGCTGACAAAATAGTGTATCCTGAATTTTTTGCGGATAACCCCGATGTTCGTGATGAACGTTATAATACACAATACGGCATCTATGAACCACATTGTGGCCTGGATAATGTGAATATGTCCTGGGGCCATGATGAATACCTGTATCAGATAACCAAAGACCATTTACCGGAACCGGCGCTGTATATGATCCGGTACCATTCTTTTTACGCCCAGCATCGTGAGCATGCTTACGCTCACCTGATGAATGCACATGATCATGCCATGTTTGAATGGGTGAAAAAGTTTAATCCTTATGATCTCTACTCTAAAAGTCCGCATCCTCCGGTGGTACAAGAGCTGAAACCTTATTACGAAGATCTGATTGCAAAATATTTGCCTGCAACCGTCCGGTTGTAA
- a CDS encoding FAD-binding and (Fe-S)-binding domain-containing protein: MMRDKLQQLARELEGILYTDDTMRTLYATDASAYREMPLAVAIPENISDLKKLIAFASAHKTSLIPRTAGTSLAGQVVGNGIVVDVSRKFTSILEINTAEKWVRVQPGVIRDELNMFLKPYGFYFGPETSTANRAMIGGMVGNNSCGSNSVVYGSTREHLLEVKALLSDGTETEFHSLSPDAFHAKCEGPANSLETQIYRQLRTALSNHTNQEEIRREFPKKSIMRRNTGYAVDMLLETAPFTAGTEDFNFCKLIAGSEGTLALLTEIKLHIDPLPPKETGLLCVHFNTIDESLRANIIAMQLKPSASELIDHFILECTKDNIEQRKNRFFVQGDPGAILVIEFCRDTREEITAMANLLEQQLRAAGLGYHFPLLFGEDTKKIWTLRKAGLGLLSNLPGDEKAVPVIEDTAVAVEDLPAFIRDFNEILKKYNLHAVHYAHAGSGEIHLRPIINLKTQEGNALFRTIAEEIATLVKQYHGSLSGEHGDGRLRGEFIRQMIGAKNYELLRQVKYTWDPENIFNPNKIVDTPSMNSMLRYEPGVPAPEIKTIFHFPQQTMLQHAEQCNGSGDCRKTELSGGTMCPSYMATRNEKDTTRARANILREFLTKSNKQNKFDHKEIYEVLDLCLACKGCKSECPSNVDMAKLKMEFLQHYHDANGLPFRSWMIGNYSKLNNLAVIAPGIYNWLINTRATGNLIKKISGFATKRSLPGLHQTTLKSWFKKKWPAEKQPHPAGTRKVYLFCDEFTNFNDTTIGIKAVQLLERLGYEVLMINHPESARAYLSKGMLRKARGIAEKNVRIFSDVINENAPLLGVEPSAILSFRDEYPDLVQEPLRAAAQKLAKHVYLIDEFLALEADKGHIAPEQFSSEKKHIKLHGHCQQKALSGTQHSKKILSLPANYTVEVIPSGCCGMAGSFGYEKEHYDLSMQIGELVLFPAVRNAADDTIIAAPGTSCRHQVKDGTGKKALHPVEVLHAALVH, from the coding sequence ATGATGCGCGACAAGCTCCAGCAACTGGCCCGGGAATTAGAAGGCATACTCTACACAGACGATACGATGCGAACCCTGTATGCCACAGATGCATCGGCTTACCGGGAAATGCCCCTGGCGGTAGCTATACCCGAAAATATCTCCGACCTTAAAAAGCTGATTGCTTTTGCCAGCGCCCATAAAACATCTCTGATACCACGTACTGCCGGGACTTCCCTGGCCGGACAAGTGGTGGGAAATGGCATTGTGGTAGATGTATCCCGCAAGTTTACCAGCATCCTGGAAATCAATACCGCAGAAAAGTGGGTACGGGTACAGCCCGGCGTGATCCGTGACGAGCTGAATATGTTTCTCAAACCGTACGGCTTTTATTTTGGCCCGGAAACCTCTACGGCCAACAGGGCCATGATAGGTGGCATGGTAGGTAATAACTCCTGTGGTTCCAACTCTGTAGTATATGGCAGTACCCGGGAACATCTGCTGGAAGTAAAGGCCTTATTAAGCGATGGTACGGAAACCGAATTCCACTCCCTCAGCCCGGACGCTTTTCATGCCAAATGCGAAGGCCCGGCAAATAGCCTGGAAACACAAATTTACCGGCAGCTGAGAACAGCGCTGAGCAATCATACCAATCAGGAAGAAATAAGACGGGAATTTCCCAAGAAGAGTATCATGCGCCGGAATACAGGGTATGCCGTAGATATGCTGCTCGAAACAGCACCTTTTACTGCCGGCACAGAAGATTTTAACTTCTGTAAACTGATAGCAGGCTCTGAAGGTACCCTGGCCCTGCTTACCGAAATAAAACTACATATTGACCCATTGCCACCCAAAGAAACCGGGTTGTTATGTGTGCATTTTAATACTATTGATGAGTCGCTGCGGGCTAACATCATTGCGATGCAGCTAAAGCCAAGTGCCAGCGAGCTGATTGATCATTTTATCCTGGAATGTACCAAGGATAACATTGAACAACGTAAAAACCGCTTTTTTGTACAGGGCGATCCCGGTGCCATACTGGTCATTGAATTTTGCCGGGATACCCGGGAGGAAATTACCGCAATGGCCAATTTGCTGGAGCAGCAGCTCCGGGCAGCCGGACTGGGTTATCACTTCCCGTTACTTTTTGGGGAAGACACCAAAAAGATATGGACACTGCGTAAAGCTGGGCTGGGCCTGCTCAGTAATCTGCCCGGCGATGAAAAAGCAGTACCTGTAATTGAAGACACCGCAGTTGCAGTGGAAGACTTGCCCGCTTTCATTCGTGACTTTAATGAAATTCTGAAAAAATACAATCTGCATGCGGTGCATTATGCGCATGCCGGCAGTGGTGAAATTCATTTACGGCCTATCATTAACCTGAAAACCCAGGAAGGCAATGCGCTATTCCGCACTATAGCAGAAGAAATTGCTACCCTGGTGAAACAGTATCATGGTTCCCTCAGTGGTGAGCATGGTGATGGCCGGTTACGTGGTGAATTTATCCGCCAGATGATCGGAGCAAAGAATTACGAACTGCTGCGCCAGGTGAAATACACCTGGGATCCGGAGAATATTTTCAATCCTAACAAGATTGTAGATACCCCCTCTATGAACAGCATGTTGCGCTATGAACCAGGGGTACCTGCACCGGAAATAAAAACCATTTTCCACTTCCCGCAGCAAACGATGTTACAGCATGCGGAGCAATGTAATGGTTCCGGCGATTGCCGTAAAACGGAGCTGAGCGGAGGTACAATGTGCCCCAGTTACATGGCTACCCGTAATGAAAAAGACACTACCCGTGCCAGGGCCAATATATTGCGTGAGTTCCTGACCAAATCCAATAAACAAAACAAGTTTGACCATAAAGAAATTTATGAAGTACTGGACTTATGTCTGGCTTGTAAAGGATGTAAATCTGAATGTCCTTCCAATGTGGATATGGCCAAGCTGAAGATGGAATTCCTGCAGCATTATCACGATGCCAATGGCTTACCTTTCCGCTCCTGGATGATCGGGAACTATTCCAAGTTAAACAACCTGGCAGTCATTGCACCTGGTATTTACAACTGGCTGATCAATACCCGTGCAACCGGCAATCTGATCAAGAAGATATCCGGTTTTGCTACCAAACGGTCCCTGCCTGGCCTGCACCAGACTACGCTAAAAAGCTGGTTTAAAAAGAAGTGGCCTGCTGAAAAACAGCCCCATCCTGCAGGAACCAGAAAAGTATACCTCTTCTGCGACGAGTTCACCAACTTCAATGATACTACTATCGGGATCAAAGCCGTACAGCTATTGGAGCGCCTGGGATATGAAGTGCTGATGATCAATCATCCGGAAAGTGCACGCGCTTATTTATCCAAAGGGATGCTCAGGAAGGCACGTGGTATTGCAGAAAAGAATGTACGTATATTCAGTGACGTCATCAATGAAAACGCCCCATTACTGGGAGTAGAGCCATCTGCTATTTTAAGTTTCCGCGATGAATATCCCGACCTGGTACAGGAGCCGCTCAGAGCAGCTGCCCAAAAGCTGGCAAAACATGTATACCTCATAGATGAGTTTCTGGCACTGGAAGCAGATAAAGGGCATATTGCACCGGAGCAGTTTTCCAGTGAAAAGAAACATATCAAACTGCATGGGCACTGCCAGCAAAAAGCATTATCAGGAACACAACACAGTAAGAAAATACTATCGCTGCCGGCAAATTATACCGTAGAAGTTATTCCTTCCGGTTGTTGTGGTATGGCAGGTTCTTTTGGATATGAAAAGGAGCACTACGATTTGTCTATGCAGATTGGAGAACTGGTATTATTTCCTGCCGTGCGTAATGCTGCTGACGACACTATTATTGCAGCACCGGGCACCAGTTGCCGCCACCAGGTAAAAGATGGTACCGGAAAAAAAGCGCTGCATCCCGTGGAAGTATTACATGCTGCATTAGTACATTAA
- a CDS encoding PKD domain-containing protein encodes MNNIQNKNAIKAGYLLLLYVLLFICSCRKDDYNHNFTKADFTTSIQGLAVTFHNQTLRADSCQWDFGDGQQSIEFSPVHTYAKSDYYSITMRAYRDGKVAAMKSVMLTAGTISGFRYEIATDGLTVKFTNQSENGVSYEWDFNDGATAEEASPTHTYLTYGRKNVLLKVIGATGDTAKALVPVLLSPEITSPISAWEKVSAAITRDAANTASKMLQLKMAYNNKSLFLYCEFDKLTAEELKNTPVGFFIDADGNTVTGNQGVYGAGCDTFIDGPLFSTGGSMFDSALDGGGWDWKNYRPTLERIKVSEIATLPNKHAAIVIAIDRNEMLSFGSRVGAGLSFSGSSWGFTPPWTNQKAYLDLVAGRITFEKFPQ; translated from the coding sequence ATGAACAACATACAAAATAAAAATGCTATAAAAGCAGGATACTTACTGCTGCTGTACGTTTTGCTGTTTATCTGTTCCTGCCGTAAGGATGATTACAACCATAATTTTACCAAAGCCGATTTTACCACTTCCATACAAGGGCTAGCTGTTACCTTTCATAATCAGACATTGCGGGCAGACTCCTGTCAGTGGGATTTTGGTGATGGCCAGCAATCCATTGAGTTTAGTCCGGTACATACCTATGCCAAATCAGACTACTACTCCATTACCATGCGGGCTTATCGTGATGGGAAGGTAGCCGCCATGAAAAGTGTGATGCTGACCGCAGGCACGATATCAGGGTTCAGGTATGAAATAGCAACAGACGGGCTTACGGTAAAGTTTACCAACCAATCTGAAAACGGTGTAAGCTACGAATGGGATTTCAATGACGGCGCTACTGCCGAAGAAGCCTCTCCCACACATACTTACCTTACCTACGGCAGAAAAAATGTGCTATTGAAAGTGATAGGCGCAACAGGAGATACCGCTAAGGCGCTTGTACCCGTATTACTATCCCCGGAAATCACTTCTCCCATTAGCGCCTGGGAAAAAGTTAGCGCCGCCATTACCAGAGATGCAGCCAATACTGCTTCCAAAATGTTGCAATTAAAAATGGCTTACAACAACAAATCTCTTTTTCTGTATTGTGAATTTGATAAGCTTACCGCAGAAGAGTTAAAAAATACACCTGTAGGCTTCTTTATAGATGCAGATGGTAATACGGTAACCGGCAATCAGGGAGTTTATGGCGCTGGTTGTGACACTTTTATAGATGGTCCGTTATTTTCTACCGGTGGCAGTATGTTTGATTCCGCTTTGGATGGTGGCGGATGGGATTGGAAAAATTACCGGCCTACGCTGGAAAGGATCAAGGTATCGGAGATTGCCACCCTCCCCAACAAACACGCCGCCATAGTGATAGCCATAGACAGGAACGAAATGCTTTCCTTTGGCAGCCGGGTAGGTGCAGGTTTATCCTTTTCCGGTTCTTCCTGGGGCTTTACCCCGCCATGGACCAATCAGAAAGCCTACCTGGATCTAGTGGCCGGCCGGATCACCTTTGAAAAATTTCCGCAGTGA
- a CDS encoding GH32 C-terminal domain-containing protein, with product MRMFPIFLLFVSGLVCCQTVFGNYHDTVAQRYELPVINKKYVHLPVKAGAHKTWVTVQADGVTVQEIEIELAAAEPDYYTTLDVTKWKGQKLILTAEKVLTSSRWKTLVKTANVMADEDKVYKEKYRPQFHFSPRRGWANDPNGLVYYKGTYHLFFQHVPWGTYFSNTTMSWGHAVSKDLIHWEELPTAISPDKHGVAFSGSAVVDWKNTSGLQPHPVTDKQGRLKNPPLVALYTSVAGRRWANYAQSIYYSADGGTNWQAYKNNPVMPYQATGGGDRDPKVFWYDNKDGTGQWIMPLYIKDESFSLFTSPNLLDWKKLCDIDHAGCTECPNMFELPVDGNKANTRWVFWGGSGCYLIGTFDGKSFTKEGGPYTATYEGADYAAQVFSDIPEEDGRCIQMAWLRGGYPGMPFTQAITLPRVLTLNNTPEGIRLFITPAEEVKQLRQSSPARIKGSLTGASIIIQQVKDELLDLEITLQIRQDQVSTDSTNSIHLTVGRQQINYDPVKQQLAVAHLTAPLAPVNGKIQLRILLDRTSLEVFANNGIAALTHSFVPADHPPAAMTITGKKELADFDITAYRLKSIWRKYINNRE from the coding sequence ATGCGAATGTTTCCTATATTTTTACTTTTTGTGTCGGGGCTTGTCTGTTGCCAGACAGTCTTTGGCAACTATCATGATACGGTTGCCCAACGGTATGAGCTTCCCGTCATTAATAAAAAATATGTGCACCTTCCTGTAAAGGCAGGTGCACACAAAACCTGGGTAACGGTACAGGCAGACGGTGTCACCGTTCAGGAAATTGAAATAGAACTGGCCGCAGCCGAACCTGATTACTATACCACCCTGGATGTAACAAAATGGAAGGGCCAAAAACTCATCTTAACAGCAGAAAAGGTATTAACCAGTTCCCGTTGGAAAACGCTGGTAAAAACCGCCAATGTAATGGCAGATGAGGATAAGGTATACAAAGAAAAATACCGGCCACAGTTTCATTTCTCTCCCCGCCGCGGGTGGGCCAACGATCCTAACGGGCTGGTATATTACAAGGGCACCTATCACCTGTTTTTCCAGCACGTACCCTGGGGCACCTATTTCAGCAATACCACGATGTCATGGGGGCATGCGGTAAGTAAGGATCTTATTCACTGGGAAGAATTGCCTACCGCTATTTCGCCCGACAAGCACGGCGTAGCCTTTTCCGGATCGGCAGTAGTAGATTGGAAGAACACTTCCGGTTTGCAACCACATCCCGTAACAGACAAGCAGGGCCGGTTAAAGAATCCGCCACTTGTAGCCTTGTATACTTCCGTTGCGGGGCGAAGGTGGGCTAATTATGCCCAAAGTATTTATTATTCTGCGGATGGTGGAACAAACTGGCAGGCTTACAAAAACAATCCGGTAATGCCTTATCAGGCCACCGGCGGCGGTGACAGAGATCCGAAAGTGTTCTGGTACGATAACAAAGATGGTACCGGCCAGTGGATCATGCCTTTGTACATTAAAGACGAGTCCTTTTCTTTATTCACATCACCTAATCTTCTTGACTGGAAAAAGCTTTGTGACATAGATCATGCAGGGTGCACAGAATGCCCCAATATGTTTGAGTTGCCCGTAGATGGCAACAAAGCCAATACCCGCTGGGTATTCTGGGGAGGTTCCGGATGTTATCTGATAGGTACGTTTGATGGTAAATCCTTTACGAAAGAAGGAGGCCCCTATACCGCCACCTATGAAGGTGCGGATTACGCCGCCCAGGTATTCAGCGATATTCCTGAAGAAGATGGCAGATGTATACAAATGGCATGGTTAAGAGGAGGATATCCGGGGATGCCCTTTACACAGGCTATCACTTTGCCGAGGGTACTCACCTTAAACAACACACCGGAAGGTATTCGTTTGTTTATAACCCCCGCGGAGGAAGTGAAACAATTGCGCCAATCCTCCCCTGCACGTATCAAAGGCAGCCTCACCGGCGCATCCATTATCATACAGCAAGTAAAGGACGAATTACTGGATCTGGAAATAACACTGCAAATCAGGCAGGATCAGGTAAGCACCGACAGTACGAATAGCATACACCTTACTGTAGGCAGGCAGCAGATCAACTATGACCCGGTGAAACAACAACTTGCAGTAGCCCATCTTACCGCACCACTTGCACCGGTAAATGGAAAGATACAGTTAAGGATATTGCTGGACAGAACCTCTCTGGAAGTATTTGCCAATAACGGCATTGCTGCCCTTACCCACAGCTTTGTACCAGCTGACCATCCACCTGCGGCAATGACCATTACGGGCAAAAAGGAGCTGGCAGATTTTGACATTACCGCATATCGTTTAAAATCTATCTGGAGAAAATATATCAACAACCGGGAATAG